In Xanthomonas fragariae, the genomic window TCGCAGGTGGACTGCAGCGTGCGAGCATCGAAAATGACCGCGCTCGGCTGGCCTTTTTTCCCTTGCGCCACACGCAAGAGTGAGCGCAGATCACTGACCATGGCCTCAAAGCAGCCCGCTTGCAGCCAGCGCTGTGTTTGCTGATACACCGCTTCCCAGGGCGGAAAATCGTTGGGAAGCAATCGCCATGGTGCGCCGGCGCGCGCGATCCACCGCAGTGCGTTGAACATCGCGCGTAGCTCATACTTGCGCTGCGGTGCCTGCACGTCCATCAGCGTCAAATAGGGAGCCGCAAAGGCCCATTCTTCGTCGGAAATATCGGTGGAATAAGGCTTACGAGGCTTCATCCGTATACGTTAGCGTGACAAGGGCAAAGTTCATAACACGCTCTAGAATCTCTCGCACGCCTTCGGCAAACGGTACTCCGGTGTAACCACTGTCGCACAGCAGGCTTTGTACATGCGTCAAGTTTGACTGACAGCGCTCCAGCGCCTGCAGCGCACCTTTGCGGTCGGTCACCTCCGCCGTCGTCACCGCGATGGCATGGGGCAACCCCTGGGTATCAACAGCGATATGCCGCTTGATGCCCGACACCTTTTTGCCCGCGTCATATCCCTTTTGCCCGGCTGTGTCCGTGTTCTTGACGCTCTGCGCGTCCACGATCAAGAACCTGCTGAAGATGTTGCGCTCCTGTTTCTGGCGGGCCACGCCAACCTGATTTTTTGAGCGCCCGCTCCAGCAGGCTCACTCCTTCATCGTCGCACTCGCCCCACTTGGCAAAGTACGCGTGCACGGTCCGCCACTTCGGAAAGTCGCTGGGTAGCGCTCGCCATTGGCAACCGGTTCGCAGCACGTACAACACTGCGCACCACACCTCATACATATCCACTCGGCGTGGCTTGGTGCGCTTGCGCGCTTGTTCCAGGATCGGGAGGATGTGTTCGAAACGCTCCCGGCTCATGTCGCTCGGATAGGTTTTTTGGCGCATCCGCAGAGTCTGCACCAATCAGGAAAGATCGTGAACAGGTTCTTAGAGTGGCTAACAAAAAGTAGCGAGCAGTCGCCAGGTAGGTGCGGACGGTAGGGACAAGTTGCAGTGTACTAAGGATACATGCCGATTCCGAACAGCGGCCGCGCCCGCCTGGTGGCGAGCGCAGTCGTTTTGTTAGCCACGCTAAGCCGGCCGCAAAAACGTGGCGCGGGCTGACCGGAACGGGTCGCACCCCAGTCCCGACCTGCCGCGCGGACCGTGCACTAATATTTGCCTAACGACCATCTCCGAGAGTGCTGCGGATCTCGGACTGGCCCTGCGCCCGGCGGAAACACCTATGCACCTGCTCCTTGTCGAAGACGACACCATGCTGGCCAATGCGATCTGCGACGGCATACGCCAACAGTCCTGGACCATCGACCACGTCGGCAGCGCTAATGCTGCCAAGACGGTACTGGTGGACCACCGCTACACCGCGGTATTGCTGGATATCGGCCTGCCCGGCGAATCGGGGCTGACGGTGATCCGCTTCATGCGCAGCCATTACGACCCCACCCCGGTGATCGCATTGACCGCGCGTGGCCAGCTCACCGACCGCATCCGCGGCCTGGATGCCGGCGCCGACGATTATTTGGTGAAACCCTTTCAGTTCGACGAGCTGATGGCGCGGCTACGCGCGATCACCCGGCGCAGCCAGGGCCGCGTGGTGCCGCTGCTCAATCAGGGCGATGTCTGCGTGGACCCGAGCAACCGCAAGGTCACCAAGAACGGTAAGTGGGTGGCACTGAGCGCGCACGAATATCGGCTGCTGCTCGCACTGATGGAGCGCGCTGGGCGCGTGGTCACCAAGGATCAACTGGAAGAAGGCGTCTACGGCGGTCCGTCGGAAGGCGGCAGCAACATGATCGCGGTGTATGTGCACCAGCTGCGCCGCAAACTGGGTGACGAGCTCATCTCCACCATCTATGGCCAGGGCTATATGGTCGGTAAGTCACCCGAATGAAATCGCTGCAGGCGCGCATGCTGGCGGTACTGGCCACGATCGTTTTGCTGAGCTGGTCCACCTCCCTGTGGATTTTGGTCGCACTGGTCACCCAGGGCCATGAAAGCGTGTTCGAGCAGGAGCTCAACCTACTTGGCGATCAATTGATCAGCACCCTGCCCGATGCGCTGGAGCATCGCTTCGACACACAATCAGAGCCGCCCAATAGGGTGGACGCGCGTACCCCGACCGGCACTATGTCCTCGCGCATGAGTTTCAAGCAGACGCTGATTGCGATGGTGCTCAACACCCTGCAATTGGGCATCCTGGGACTGCTGGTGTGGTGGGCGGTGCGTACCTCGCTAGGGCCACTGCGCGCCATTTCCGGCGCCATCGCCCAACGCACCGGCCTGGACACCGAACCGGTGCCGCTGGAGCAGGTGCCCGATGAAATCCGCCCGCTGATCGGCTCGTTCAACACCTTGCTAGCGCGGGTGGAGAAAGCCGTGCAGGCCGAGCGCGATTTTGTTGCCGATGCCGCGCACGAACTGCGCACACCGCTCTCGGCGCTGCATGCCTACGCTGAGGTCGCGCTGCGCGCACCGACTCTGGAAGCCAAGGACGCCGCGGTGCGCCAGCTGCTGGAGACCGCACGGCGCAGCAACCGCCTTGCCGAACAATTGCTGGATCTGGCGCGGCTGGACGCCGGCATTAGTTCGACCGCCTACCACCAAGTCGAAATGGGCGAGCTGATGAAGCATGTGCTGGACGAATTTAGCGTGCAGGCCGATGCACGCCAGATCAATCTGCAGGCCGAGGTATCGCCGTGCCTGCTGCGCTGCGATGTGGATGCGATCGGCATCCTGATCCGCAATCTGGTCGACAACGCTATCCGCTATGGCCGCACCCATGGCACGGTGGAAGTAAGTTGCGGCTACTGCCTGCGCGCCGATGTGCTGCATCCGTTCGTGCAGGTCAGTGATGACGGCCCCGGCGTGCCGGAAAGCGCGCAGGCATCCATCTTCGAACGGTTTTATCGCGTGCCCGGCAGCGAGGTGCAGGGCAGCGGGATCGGGCTGTCGTTGGTAGCCGGCATCGCACGCATGCACGCGGCAACGATCGAAACCTGCGAAGGCAACGATGGCCGCGGTCTATGCGTGCGCGTGGTGTTTGCCGGCGACCGTGCACCCAGCGCGACCTGAACGTCGTGTGCGTGCTGCAACAGCATGCAGACAGACCCAATAAGTTCCCAAACACGCCTGCCTAAAGTTCACTCACCGCACGCATCCAGGATGCATGGTGATGTTCCACTCGATCCGTTCCACCCAACTCATCCCCGCCGCAATCTCGCTGTTGGCCGCGCAGACCGCCGCCAACGATGGCGACGCTGTCGCTGCCACTGTGACGCAGATTGCACCTACGCTGGATTTTCGCTGCGGCCGTACCGGCACACGCAATCGCGACATCTGGAGCGACCTGCCCGACATCCGCAGCGCACGCGACGCCCGCGGCCTGACGCGCTGGGCCACGAGCGGCGTATTGTTCACCGCCGCAGCGGCCGTGTTTGCGATGGCGCTGGCCAGTTTTCTGTTGCATTGAGCACTGAGCACCAGGCCACGGCTACGCGCTGGCGCATCCAATCTATCTGCTTCCTTCTTCAGGTCTTTTCCATGTCGCCCCATTCGCTTGTTCGTTGCTGCGCACTCGCCGTTGTCAGCGTGACCCTGATCGGCTGCGCCAGCACCCGTCCGATGCCGTACAGCCAATTGCCGTCTTCGAGCTATCT contains:
- a CDS encoding response regulator transcription factor, with the translated sequence MHLLLVEDDTMLANAICDGIRQQSWTIDHVGSANAAKTVLVDHRYTAVLLDIGLPGESGLTVIRFMRSHYDPTPVIALTARGQLTDRIRGLDAGADDYLVKPFQFDELMARLRAITRRSQGRVVPLLNQGDVCVDPSNRKVTKNGKWVALSAHEYRLLLALMERAGRVVTKDQLEEGVYGGPSEGGSNMIAVYVHQLRRKLGDELISTIYGQGYMVGKSPE
- a CDS encoding sensor histidine kinase — encoded protein: MKSLQARMLAVLATIVLLSWSTSLWILVALVTQGHESVFEQELNLLGDQLISTLPDALEHRFDTQSEPPNRVDARTPTGTMSSRMSFKQTLIAMVLNTLQLGILGLLVWWAVRTSLGPLRAISGAIAQRTGLDTEPVPLEQVPDEIRPLIGSFNTLLARVEKAVQAERDFVADAAHELRTPLSALHAYAEVALRAPTLEAKDAAVRQLLETARRSNRLAEQLLDLARLDAGISSTAYHQVEMGELMKHVLDEFSVQADARQINLQAEVSPCLLRCDVDAIGILIRNLVDNAIRYGRTHGTVEVSCGYCLRADVLHPFVQVSDDGPGVPESAQASIFERFYRVPGSEVQGSGIGLSLVAGIARMHAATIETCEGNDGRGLCVRVVFAGDRAPSAT